One Mesorhizobium sp. L-2-11 genomic region harbors:
- a CDS encoding acyl-CoA dehydrogenase, with the protein MAADKNAFVWDDPFLIEDQLSEDERMVRDGAAAFAADKLAPRIEEAYLEEKTDAGIFREMGEVGLLGITIPEEYGGLGANYVTYGLVAREVERIDSGYRSMMSVQSSLVMFPIHAYGSEAQRKKYLPKLASGEWIGCFGLTEPDAGSDPGGMKTRAEKTANGYRISGTKMWISNAPIADVFVVWAKSAAHDNEIRGFVLEKGMKGLSAPKIDGKLSLRASITGEVVMEGVEVGEDALLPDVSGLKGPFGCLNRARYGISWGAMGAAEDCWHRARQYGLDRKQFGKPLAGTQLFQKKLADMQTEIALGLQGSLRVGRLMDEGKMAPEMISIVKRNNCGKALDIARQARDMHGGNGIQIGYHVMRHAQNLETVNTYEGTHDVHALILGRAQTGLQAFF; encoded by the coding sequence ATGGCCGCCGACAAGAACGCATTCGTCTGGGATGATCCTTTCCTGATCGAGGACCAGCTTTCGGAAGACGAACGGATGGTGCGCGATGGCGCAGCGGCATTCGCCGCCGACAAGCTCGCCCCCAGGATCGAGGAAGCCTATCTCGAGGAAAAGACCGATGCCGGGATCTTTCGCGAGATGGGCGAGGTCGGGCTGCTCGGCATCACCATTCCGGAAGAATATGGCGGGCTCGGCGCCAACTACGTCACCTATGGCCTGGTGGCGCGCGAAGTCGAGCGCATCGACTCGGGCTATCGCTCGATGATGAGCGTGCAGTCGTCGCTGGTGATGTTTCCGATCCATGCCTATGGCTCGGAGGCGCAACGCAAAAAATACCTGCCGAAGCTGGCGTCAGGCGAATGGATCGGCTGCTTCGGCCTGACCGAGCCGGATGCCGGTTCCGATCCGGGCGGCATGAAGACGCGCGCCGAGAAGACGGCGAACGGCTACAGGATCTCGGGCACGAAAATGTGGATTTCCAACGCGCCGATCGCCGACGTTTTCGTCGTCTGGGCGAAATCGGCGGCGCATGACAATGAGATTCGCGGCTTCGTGCTGGAAAAAGGCATGAAGGGGCTGTCGGCGCCAAAGATCGACGGAAAACTCAGTCTCCGCGCGTCGATCACCGGCGAAGTGGTGATGGAAGGCGTCGAGGTCGGCGAGGATGCGCTGCTGCCTGACGTGTCGGGCCTGAAAGGGCCGTTCGGCTGCCTCAACCGGGCGCGCTACGGCATTTCGTGGGGGGCGATGGGCGCGGCGGAAGATTGCTGGCACCGCGCCCGCCAATACGGCCTCGACCGCAAGCAGTTCGGCAAGCCGCTGGCCGGCACGCAGCTGTTCCAGAAGAAGCTCGCCGACATGCAGACCGAGATCGCGCTTGGGTTGCAGGGCAGCTTGCGGGTCGGGCGGCTGATGGATGAGGGCAAGATGGCGCCGGAGATGATCTCGATCGTCAAGCGCAACAATTGCGGCAAGGCGCTCGACATCGCCCGCCAGGCCCGCGACATGCATGGCGGCAACGGCATCCAGATCGGCTATCACGTCATGCGCCACGCGCAGAACCTGGAAACGGTCAACACCTATGAGGGCACGCATGACGTGCATGCACTGATCCTTGGACGGGCGCAGACCGGATTGCAGGCGTTTTTCTAA
- a CDS encoding integrase core domain-containing protein yields MVWRETDIMDERLRFIVDCLSGEETMTAVCERYGISRKIGYKWLGRYREFGPEGLHDLPRAPLNHGRATAADLVERIVALKEAHPAWGPKKIIGRLKREAPSHPWPAISTAGEILKRHGLVGRRRGRWRAVGNGPWPDAQRPNAVWTGDHKGWFRTRDGWRCEPLTVLDAWSRYLLALEATGSTADEEAWPVFERLFEEHGLPDRFRSDNGSPFASAGVTGLTPLAVRFIKLGIALERIAPGKPQQNGCHERFHLTMLPLAKAPEIDRQAQSQAFDAFRREYNEERPHEALGMDTPAEYYRGSERQMPANVPEPDYPAEAAVRRVRNNGAIKWQGGEIYVSASLAGEPVAVEETETGEWALRFYAHPLGHIDLKRMRLVRRSALQPRPAGAAADTTAQEKGGKL; encoded by the coding sequence ATGGTTTGGCGAGAGACTGACATCATGGACGAGCGGTTGAGGTTTATAGTGGATTGCCTTTCGGGAGAGGAGACGATGACGGCTGTTTGCGAGCGGTACGGGATATCGCGCAAGATCGGCTACAAGTGGCTTGGTCGTTACCGGGAGTTCGGCCCGGAAGGTTTGCATGATCTGCCGCGAGCGCCGCTCAATCACGGCCGCGCGACCGCTGCCGATCTGGTTGAGCGGATCGTTGCGCTGAAGGAGGCGCATCCGGCATGGGGGCCCAAGAAGATCATCGGGCGGCTCAAGCGTGAGGCGCCGTCGCACCCGTGGCCGGCGATCTCGACGGCCGGCGAGATTCTGAAGCGCCACGGCCTTGTCGGCCGGCGGCGGGGGCGCTGGAGAGCTGTGGGCAACGGCCCCTGGCCAGATGCGCAAAGGCCGAATGCGGTGTGGACGGGCGACCACAAGGGCTGGTTCCGGACCCGTGACGGGTGGCGCTGCGAACCGTTGACAGTGCTGGATGCGTGGAGCCGCTACCTGTTGGCGCTCGAAGCGACGGGTTCGACGGCAGATGAGGAGGCCTGGCCGGTGTTCGAACGGCTGTTTGAGGAGCATGGTCTGCCGGATCGGTTCAGAAGCGACAATGGTTCACCCTTCGCGTCGGCCGGCGTCACCGGGCTGACGCCGCTTGCGGTGCGCTTCATCAAGCTCGGCATCGCGCTGGAGCGGATCGCGCCCGGCAAGCCTCAGCAGAACGGCTGCCACGAGCGCTTTCACCTGACCATGTTGCCGCTGGCCAAGGCGCCTGAGATCGACAGACAGGCGCAGAGCCAGGCTTTCGACGCCTTCCGTCGCGAGTACAATGAGGAGCGTCCGCATGAGGCGCTCGGCATGGACACGCCGGCCGAATACTACCGCGGTAGCGAGCGGCAAATGCCGGCCAACGTGCCCGAGCCCGACTATCCGGCCGAGGCCGCAGTCAGGCGCGTGCGCAACAATGGCGCGATCAAGTGGCAGGGCGGCGAGATCTATGTCTCGGCCTCGCTTGCCGGCGAGCCGGTCGCCGTCGAAGAAACCGAAACCGGCGAATGGGCCTTACGCTTCTACGCCCACCCGCTCGGCCACATCGATCTCAAGCGAATGCGCCTGGTCCGCCGCAGCGCCTTGCAACCCCGACCAGCCGGCGCTGCGGCGGACACCACTGCGCAGGAGAAGGGGGGAAAACTGTAA